A window of Rubricoccus marinus contains these coding sequences:
- the dnaB gene encoding replicative DNA helicase, which produces MDLSELPPLPDDEPPRPLRIDDEGHDFSLAQLTGGNRQRRPAKVTPLREQAGRMPPQAVDVEQAVLGALLIERDAIPKAIEVLPADSFYDSRHEKIYGAIQALFERANPVDLVTLSEELKRRGDYDAIGGYYLTELTTRVASAANVEYHARIIAEKSLLRKLITTMTGVVGEAFETTTDAFDLLDRAEREIFQISESQLRKGAVSMMSVVKDTLTHLESIHGQEQGVTGVPSGFTSLDAMTGGWQNSDMVVIAARPSMGKTALSLAVTRNAALHPEKPTGVAYFSLEMSAQQLAQRLLTSEARVDAQAARTGRLHDDDWPKLARAAGRLSAANIFIDDTPGLGILELRAKCRRLKAEHDIGIVIVDYLQLMHGTAQTKGSNREQEIAQISRSLKGLAKELNVPVLALSQLSRAVESRPDKRPMLSDLRESGSIEQDADVVMFIYRAERYGITVDENGNSTEGLGELIIGKQRNGPIGTAKVAFVNQFARFENLTSYVAADPYGGGDPGYGAAPYGDAPYGGGDGSGPPPLPPPATDAPF; this is translated from the coding sequence ATGGACCTCTCCGAGCTCCCCCCCCTTCCCGACGACGAGCCGCCGCGCCCTCTCCGCATCGACGACGAGGGGCACGATTTCTCGCTCGCGCAGCTGACCGGTGGCAACCGCCAGAGGCGGCCCGCGAAGGTCACGCCGCTGCGCGAGCAGGCCGGCCGGATGCCGCCTCAGGCCGTGGACGTGGAGCAGGCCGTGCTCGGCGCGCTCCTCATCGAACGGGACGCAATCCCGAAGGCCATCGAAGTCCTCCCTGCGGATTCGTTCTACGACTCCCGGCACGAGAAAATCTACGGGGCCATCCAGGCCCTCTTCGAACGCGCCAACCCGGTCGACCTCGTCACCTTGAGCGAGGAACTCAAGCGCCGCGGCGATTACGACGCCATCGGCGGGTACTACCTCACGGAGCTCACCACGCGCGTCGCGAGTGCCGCCAACGTGGAGTACCACGCGCGGATCATCGCGGAGAAGAGCCTCTTGCGGAAGCTCATCACCACGATGACCGGCGTGGTCGGCGAGGCGTTCGAGACCACGACGGACGCGTTCGACCTCTTGGACCGCGCCGAGCGCGAGATCTTTCAGATCTCGGAGTCGCAGCTCCGCAAGGGTGCCGTCAGCATGATGAGCGTCGTGAAGGACACGCTCACGCACCTCGAAAGCATCCATGGACAGGAGCAGGGCGTGACCGGCGTGCCCTCTGGGTTCACGTCATTGGACGCGATGACCGGCGGCTGGCAGAACTCGGACATGGTCGTGATCGCGGCCCGCCCGTCAATGGGCAAGACCGCTCTCTCTCTCGCGGTCACGCGTAACGCCGCGCTGCACCCTGAGAAGCCGACCGGCGTCGCGTACTTCTCCCTCGAGATGAGCGCGCAGCAGTTGGCGCAGCGTCTCCTTACCTCCGAGGCGCGTGTAGACGCCCAGGCCGCCCGTACCGGCCGCCTGCATGACGACGACTGGCCCAAGCTCGCGCGCGCCGCAGGCCGCCTCTCGGCCGCCAACATCTTTATTGACGACACCCCGGGCCTCGGCATCTTGGAGCTCCGCGCCAAGTGCCGGCGCCTCAAGGCTGAGCACGATATCGGCATCGTGATCGTGGACTACCTCCAGCTCATGCACGGCACGGCGCAGACCAAGGGCTCCAACCGCGAGCAGGAGATCGCGCAGATCAGCCGAAGCCTGAAGGGCCTCGCGAAAGAGCTCAACGTGCCCGTGCTCGCGCTGTCTCAGCTCTCGCGCGCCGTCGAGTCCCGCCCGGACAAGCGCCCGATGCTCTCCGACCTCCGCGAGTCCGGCTCTATCGAGCAGGACGCAGACGTGGTGATGTTCATCTACCGCGCCGAGCGCTACGGCATCACCGTGGACGAGAACGGCAACTCCACCGAAGGGCTCGGCGAGCTCATCATCGGCAAGCAGCGCAACGGCCCGATTGGCACGGCCAAGGTGGCGTTCGTGAACCAGTTCGCGCGCTTCGAGAACTTGACCAGCTACGTAGCCGCCGATCCGTACGGCGGAGGTGACCCCGGTTATGGCGCCGCGCCCTACGGCGACGCCCCCTACGGCGGTGGAGACGGCTCCGGCCCTCCTCCACTCCCGCCGCCCGCGACCGACGCGCCGTTCTAG
- the csgH gene encoding curli-like amyloid fiber formation chaperone CsgH, whose translation MLAFVACASTASTPEGAVALGVTETGSGYAFHVLARGPAQGAYTLTALKSGASGTSRSVQSGRFDLTGGTTDTLSVSRTNTASGDHVTAELVVTWASGQTTTESFERMVR comes from the coding sequence ATGCTCGCCTTTGTTGCTTGCGCGAGTACCGCGAGCACTCCTGAAGGCGCAGTCGCACTCGGCGTAACGGAAACAGGCAGCGGTTACGCGTTCCACGTCCTCGCCAGAGGCCCAGCGCAAGGCGCTTACACACTCACGGCGCTGAAGTCCGGGGCGAGCGGGACATCGCGTTCCGTCCAGTCTGGCCGCTTTGACTTGACTGGCGGTACCACGGACACCCTCTCGGTGAGCCGTACGAACACGGCCTCTGGCGACCACGTGACGGCCGAACTCGTCGTGACATGGGCGAGTGGCCAAACCACGACGGAGTCATTTGAGCGGATGGTTCGGTAG
- a CDS encoding carboxypeptidase regulatory-like domain-containing protein → MRSVLLFGLVCTLALTLSACKDGVVDIERFGSIQGTVIDFDTGAPIPSAGITTSPATDAITADADGQFTINAALVGTYTLTATRVGYDPGTVTVAVRDGAMTRATVFLREEDDDNGTSTDPDFGAEVLGFTNEPFTQDSSFVTVEYRALNRGDVDIASYEIYFRIETDRGPFYQEVQGTDLGVGERDLGTFRKRLLGATAQSVIIDDTDTNGLADPVRSNRASR, encoded by the coding sequence ATGCGCTCCGTTTTACTCTTCGGTTTGGTCTGCACCCTCGCTCTCACGCTGAGCGCATGTAAAGACGGTGTCGTCGACATCGAACGCTTTGGTTCTATTCAGGGAACCGTGATCGACTTCGATACAGGAGCGCCCATTCCCAGCGCTGGGATTACCACGAGCCCTGCCACGGATGCCATTACTGCCGACGCTGACGGGCAGTTCACCATCAACGCGGCTCTCGTCGGGACGTATACGCTCACGGCGACGCGTGTGGGCTATGATCCGGGTACCGTTACAGTAGCGGTGCGCGATGGCGCTATGACACGTGCAACGGTCTTCCTCCGCGAGGAAGATGACGACAACGGTACGTCAACCGATCCAGACTTCGGCGCGGAAGTTCTCGGCTTTACCAACGAGCCGTTCACACAGGACAGCTCGTTTGTGACAGTTGAGTACCGCGCTCTGAACCGCGGAGATGTAGACATCGCGTCCTACGAGATCTACTTCCGCATCGAGACGGACCGTGGCCCTTTCTACCAAGAGGTGCAGGGGACCGACCTCGGCGTAGGGGAGCGCGACCTCGGCACGTTCCGCAAGAGGCTCCTCGGCGCTACAGCTCAATCTGTCATTATTGATGACACGGACACGAACGGCCTTGCTGACCCAGTACGGTCAAACCGAGCGTCGCGCTAG